One stretch of Streptomyces sp. NBC_00443 DNA includes these proteins:
- a CDS encoding 4-oxalomesaconate tautomerase, translating into MLMRGGTSKGAYFLATDLPADPGARDELLLRIMGSPDERQIDGLGGAHPLTSKVAVVSPSSDPRADADYLFLQVAVDDTEVSDRQNCGNILVGIGPFAVERGLVPAGEERTTVRIRMVNTGDFATATFPTPGGRVNYTGDAEISGVPGTAAPVVLEFPPGAGKLLPTGSVRDEIDGIPVTCVDNGMPTVLVQAAALNVTGYETPKELEEDQALAERLSELRSTAGELMGLGDVSGATVPKVTLLAPPRHGGAVTTRTFIPVRCHTSIGVLGAAGVAAGLRVEGSVGADLAQLPPEGDRVRIEHPTGFLDIESSLGTDSAGVPTARRTAVVRTARKIFDGTVFPRSAETAPLPAPTPGGSR; encoded by the coding sequence ATGCTGATGCGCGGCGGCACCTCCAAGGGCGCCTACTTCCTGGCCACGGACCTGCCAGCCGATCCCGGCGCCCGCGACGAACTGCTGCTGCGCATCATGGGCAGCCCCGACGAGCGGCAGATCGACGGCTTGGGCGGCGCGCACCCGCTCACGAGCAAGGTCGCCGTGGTCTCGCCGTCCTCGGACCCGAGGGCGGATGCCGACTACCTCTTCCTCCAAGTGGCCGTCGACGACACCGAGGTGAGTGACCGTCAGAACTGCGGGAACATCCTCGTCGGCATCGGGCCGTTCGCCGTCGAGCGCGGCCTCGTCCCGGCGGGGGAGGAGCGGACCACCGTACGCATCCGCATGGTCAACACCGGCGACTTCGCCACGGCGACCTTCCCGACCCCGGGTGGCCGCGTGAACTACACGGGGGACGCCGAGATCTCGGGCGTACCCGGCACGGCAGCCCCCGTCGTGCTCGAATTCCCGCCGGGGGCAGGGAAGTTGCTGCCCACCGGCAGTGTCCGCGACGAGATCGACGGCATCCCGGTGACCTGCGTGGACAACGGCATGCCGACCGTCCTCGTCCAGGCCGCCGCGCTCAACGTCACCGGATACGAGACGCCCAAGGAGCTGGAAGAGGACCAGGCGCTCGCCGAGCGTCTGAGTGAACTCCGTTCGACTGCAGGGGAGTTGATGGGCCTCGGTGACGTCTCGGGCGCCACCGTCCCCAAGGTCACCCTCCTCGCCCCGCCCCGCCACGGCGGTGCGGTCACCACCCGCACCTTCATCCCGGTCCGCTGCCACACGTCGATCGGCGTGCTCGGGGCGGCCGGTGTCGCCGCCGGCCTGCGCGTCGAAGGGAGCGTAGGCGCGGATCTCGCCCAGTTGCCTCCCGAAGGCGACCGGGTCCGCATCGAACACCCCACGGGATTCCTGGACATCGAAAGCAGCCTCGGCACCGACTCCGCAGGCGTGCCCACAGCCCGCCGTACGGCCGTCGTCCGCACCGCCCGCAAGATCTTCGACGGCACCGTCTTCCCCCGGTCCGCCGAGACGGCTCCACTCCCCGCACCCACCCCCGGAGGCTCCCGATGA
- a CDS encoding 4-carboxy-4-hydroxy-2-oxoadipate aldolase/oxaloacetate decarboxylase: MSGVIVTNPPKAQLKDVDALAGFGVATVSEAMGRTGLLGAAIRPVQQGVRVAGTAVTVIGWPGDNLMIHAAVEQCGPGDILVVTTTSPCTDGLFGELFATALQQRGVRGVVLNTGIRDTQELRDMGFAAWSRAVSSQGTVKATGGSVNVPIAIDGQVVRPGDVILADDDGVVVVPRERVRGTVAKAEAREAKEAATRAAFLDGQLGLDRYGLRETLVRLGVTYKSYDEYVREEAQP, translated from the coding sequence ATGAGCGGCGTGATCGTCACCAACCCGCCCAAGGCGCAGCTGAAGGACGTCGACGCGCTGGCCGGCTTCGGCGTGGCGACGGTGAGCGAGGCGATGGGCCGAACGGGCTTGCTGGGGGCGGCGATTCGTCCCGTCCAGCAGGGCGTACGGGTCGCCGGCACCGCCGTCACGGTGATCGGCTGGCCCGGCGACAACCTCATGATCCACGCCGCCGTGGAGCAGTGCGGCCCGGGCGACATCCTGGTCGTCACCACCACCTCGCCCTGCACGGACGGTCTGTTCGGGGAGCTGTTCGCGACCGCCCTCCAGCAGCGCGGCGTGCGCGGTGTCGTGCTCAACACGGGCATCCGCGACACCCAGGAGCTGCGGGACATGGGCTTCGCCGCCTGGTCGCGGGCGGTGTCCTCGCAGGGCACCGTCAAAGCCACCGGCGGCTCCGTGAACGTGCCGATCGCCATCGACGGCCAGGTCGTCCGCCCCGGCGACGTGATCCTCGCCGACGACGACGGCGTGGTCGTCGTACCCCGAGAGCGCGTCCGGGGCACAGTGGCGAAGGCCGAAGCCCGCGAGGCCAAGGAGGCCGCGACCCGTGCCGCCTTCCTCGACGGCCAACTCGGCCTGGACCGCTACGGGTTGCGGGAGACCCTCGTACGGCTCGGTGTGACGTACAAGTCCTACGACGAGTACGTCCGTGAGGAGGCGCAGCCGTGA
- a CDS encoding PIG-L deacetylase family protein — MTHADAPSPTLEQPRAGGPPSPPRSTLVITAHAGDFVWRAGGAIALAAARGEKVTIACLTFGERGESAKAWREGRKLEEIKAIRQGEAERAAATLGAEVRFFDAGDYPLLATAELTDRLVAVHRETQPDVVLTHPAEDPYNGDHPAANRMALEARILAQAIGYPGDGDIIGAPPVFYFEPHQPEMSGFRPEVLLDITEVWETKRAAMECLGAQQHLWDYYTDLAVRRGVQLKRNAGPNLGLAHRTMAEAYMRPFPQIAKELA, encoded by the coding sequence ATGACGCACGCCGATGCGCCCTCCCCCACGCTCGAACAACCTCGCGCGGGGGGACCCCCATCCCCACCACGCTCGACCCTCGTCATCACCGCCCACGCAGGCGACTTCGTGTGGCGAGCGGGCGGAGCCATCGCCCTGGCCGCCGCCCGGGGCGAGAAGGTCACCATCGCCTGCCTGACCTTCGGAGAGCGCGGCGAGTCCGCCAAGGCCTGGCGCGAGGGCAGGAAGCTGGAGGAGATCAAGGCGATCCGCCAGGGCGAGGCCGAGCGTGCCGCCGCCACCCTCGGCGCCGAGGTCCGTTTCTTCGACGCCGGCGACTATCCGCTGCTCGCCACCGCCGAGCTGACCGACCGGCTCGTCGCCGTCCACCGCGAGACCCAGCCCGACGTGGTGCTCACCCACCCGGCCGAGGACCCGTACAACGGCGACCACCCGGCCGCCAACCGCATGGCCCTCGAGGCCCGGATCCTCGCGCAGGCCATCGGCTACCCGGGCGACGGCGACATCATCGGCGCCCCGCCGGTCTTCTACTTCGAGCCGCACCAGCCCGAGATGAGCGGCTTCCGGCCCGAGGTCCTGCTCGACATCACCGAGGTGTGGGAGACCAAGCGGGCGGCCATGGAGTGCCTAGGCGCCCAACAGCACCTGTGGGACTACTACACCGACCTCGCCGTCCGCCGCGGCGTCCAGCTCAAGCGCAACGCCGGACCCAACCTGGGCCTGGCCCACAGGACCATGGCCGAGGCGTACATGCGCCCCTTCCCGCAGATCGCGAAGGAGCTGGCATGA
- a CDS encoding GntR family transcriptional regulator has translation MPKEARPSTGEQAKQHALAQLRQAILHGEMAPAQRLVENELAEQFGVTRASIRAALIDLEAQGLVERIRNRGSRVRVVTVEEAVAITECRMVLEGLCAAKAAVAAGDEQLTQLADLGAAMTKAVADGEPMTYSELNQELHARIREFSGQRTAGELLERLNAQLVRHRFQLALRPGRPQHSLNEHLAMIEAIRARDPQAAEAAVRAHLGSVIEALRD, from the coding sequence ATGCCGAAGGAAGCCCGTCCGAGCACCGGAGAGCAGGCCAAGCAGCATGCGCTCGCGCAGCTGCGGCAGGCGATCCTGCACGGCGAGATGGCACCGGCGCAGCGGCTGGTGGAGAACGAACTCGCCGAGCAGTTCGGTGTGACACGGGCCAGCATCCGCGCGGCACTCATCGATCTGGAGGCACAGGGACTGGTCGAGCGGATCCGCAACCGCGGCTCGCGGGTGCGGGTGGTGACCGTGGAGGAAGCGGTCGCCATCACCGAGTGCCGCATGGTCCTGGAGGGGCTGTGCGCGGCCAAGGCAGCCGTCGCGGCCGGCGACGAGCAGCTGACCCAACTGGCGGACCTCGGCGCGGCGATGACCAAGGCCGTGGCCGACGGCGAGCCGATGACGTACTCGGAGCTGAACCAGGAACTGCACGCCAGAATCCGGGAGTTCTCCGGCCAGCGCACGGCCGGGGAACTGCTGGAGCGGCTCAACGCACAACTGGTGCGCCACCGCTTTCAGTTGGCGCTCCGGCCGGGTCGTCCGCAGCACTCCCTGAACGAGCACCTGGCCATGATCGAGGCGATCCGGGCCAGGGACCCGCAGGCGGCCGAGGCGGCCGTCCGCGCCCACCTCGGCAGCGTGATCGAGGCGCTGCGCGACTGA
- a CDS encoding cupin domain-containing protein, with protein MTHSFVLHIPDAELEPEPLAPEQIVSGTPEVTGKVVWESADGRQVRGIWQITPGVVTDTEADELFVVISGSATIEFEGGPTLTVGPGDMAVLREGDRTTWTVHETLRKAYAINQ; from the coding sequence ATGACGCACAGCTTCGTACTGCACATCCCCGACGCCGAGCTCGAACCCGAGCCCCTCGCCCCCGAGCAGATCGTCTCCGGCACGCCCGAGGTGACCGGGAAGGTGGTCTGGGAGTCGGCGGACGGGCGTCAGGTGCGGGGCATCTGGCAGATCACGCCCGGCGTGGTCACCGACACGGAGGCCGACGAACTGTTCGTCGTCATCAGCGGGTCGGCCACCATCGAGTTCGAGGGCGGGCCGACGCTGACGGTGGGGCCCGGCGACATGGCCGTACTGCGCGAGGGTGACCGTACGACCTGGACGGTGCACGAGACGCTGCGCAAGGCGTACGCGATCAACCAGTGA
- a CDS encoding LacI family DNA-binding transcriptional regulator, producing MRAPTIRDVADRAGVSKSLVSLVLRGSDQVRPEKREAVLRAVRELGYRPNAAARSLSEQRTRTVGVLLNDLRNPWFVDMLDGLNSLLHDNGLHMLLADARLNRRTGQDPTGPFLELGVDGLIVVGTLPDPAALGAVAERLPVVVAGAREPRLPGVDVVANDDERGARLVTEHLIGLGHRRIAHIAGYGAVGELRRSSFEAAMREHGLASGAVVEPSDMTEEGGYRTTVRLLSRADRPTAVFAVNDIAAVGALSAADESGLRVPRDLSVVGYDNTSIARLRHVWLTSVDNASHEVGRRAARCLLERFDGGGGTGEVRLAAPTLEIRGSTAPPLTG from the coding sequence ATGAGAGCGCCGACGATCCGTGATGTGGCCGACCGGGCGGGCGTCTCCAAGTCGCTGGTCTCGCTGGTCCTGCGCGGCTCGGACCAGGTGCGCCCGGAGAAGCGGGAGGCCGTCCTGCGGGCCGTGCGCGAGCTCGGCTACCGCCCGAACGCCGCCGCGCGCAGCCTCAGCGAGCAGCGCACCCGCACGGTCGGCGTCCTCCTGAACGACCTGCGCAATCCTTGGTTCGTCGACATGCTCGACGGTCTGAACTCACTCCTGCACGACAACGGCCTGCACATGCTCCTGGCCGACGCCCGGCTCAACCGCCGTACCGGACAGGACCCGACCGGCCCCTTCCTGGAGCTCGGGGTCGACGGCCTGATCGTCGTCGGCACGCTGCCCGACCCGGCCGCGCTCGGGGCGGTCGCCGAGCGCCTCCCGGTGGTGGTGGCGGGCGCGCGCGAGCCGCGGCTGCCCGGCGTGGACGTCGTCGCCAACGACGACGAGCGGGGCGCCCGCCTGGTCACCGAGCACCTCATCGGCCTCGGGCACCGGCGTATCGCGCACATCGCGGGGTACGGCGCGGTCGGTGAGCTGCGCCGGAGCAGCTTCGAGGCGGCCATGCGGGAGCACGGCCTCGCGTCCGGCGCGGTCGTCGAGCCGAGCGACATGACCGAGGAGGGCGGCTACCGCACGACGGTCCGTCTGCTGAGCCGGGCGGACCGGCCGACGGCCGTCTTCGCCGTCAACGACATCGCCGCCGTCGGCGCACTGTCGGCGGCCGACGAGTCGGGGCTGCGGGTGCCGCGCGACCTGTCCGTGGTCGGCTACGACAACACGAGCATCGCCCGCCTGCGGCACGTCTGGCTCACCAGCGTCGACAACGCCAGCCACGAGGTCGGCCGGCGCGCGGCCCGCTGTCTGCTCGAACGTTTCGACGGCGGTGGGGGAACGGGCGAAGTTCGCCTCGCGGCACCGACGTTGGAGATCCGTGGCTCGACGGCGCCGCCGCTCACTGGTTGA
- a CDS encoding Gfo/Idh/MocA family protein: MVDTLGVAVVGFGWMGRVHSQAYARVPHHYPQLALRPRLVTVAEEVPGRAEEAAAQFGFASTTRDWREVAADPRVRAVSITAPNFLHREIGVAMAEAGKHIWIEKPVGLSAADAQAVADAVAKAGVQGAVGFNYRNAPAVEAARDLIAAGEIGTVTHVRVRLFSDYAAHPDGALTWRYEKERGGSGVLGDLASHGADLARHLLGDIASLTADTAIFLPERARPTGATAGHSRATGGELGPVENEDYVNCLLRFDSGARGVLEACRVSVGEQNNYGFEVHGTKGAVFWDFRRMNELGISRGTTYQDQPVSTVYVGPGDGEFGAFQPGAANAMGYDDLKVIEASRFLRSVAEGVPHGATLQDAVHSAAVLDAMARSAQSRAWVSVDA; encoded by the coding sequence ATGGTGGATACGCTCGGTGTCGCCGTCGTCGGATTCGGCTGGATGGGGCGGGTGCACAGCCAGGCGTACGCCCGTGTCCCGCACCATTACCCGCAGCTGGCCCTGCGTCCGCGGCTCGTGACCGTCGCCGAGGAGGTGCCCGGCCGGGCCGAGGAGGCCGCCGCGCAGTTCGGCTTCGCCTCGACGACCCGTGACTGGCGCGAGGTGGCCGCCGACCCGCGCGTGCGGGCGGTCAGCATCACCGCGCCGAACTTCCTGCACCGCGAGATCGGCGTCGCGATGGCCGAGGCGGGCAAGCACATCTGGATCGAGAAGCCGGTGGGCCTGTCCGCCGCGGACGCCCAGGCGGTCGCCGACGCCGTCGCCAAGGCCGGCGTCCAGGGCGCGGTCGGCTTCAACTACCGCAACGCGCCCGCCGTGGAGGCGGCCCGCGACCTCATCGCGGCCGGCGAGATCGGCACCGTCACCCACGTCCGCGTCCGCCTCTTCAGCGACTACGCCGCCCACCCCGACGGCGCCCTGACCTGGCGGTACGAGAAGGAGCGCGGCGGCAGCGGGGTGCTGGGCGACCTCGCCTCGCACGGCGCCGACCTGGCCCGCCATCTGCTCGGCGACATCGCCTCCCTGACCGCCGACACGGCGATCTTCCTCCCGGAGCGGGCCCGCCCCACCGGCGCCACGGCCGGCCACAGCCGCGCCACCGGGGGCGAGCTCGGGCCGGTCGAGAACGAGGACTACGTCAACTGCCTGCTGCGCTTCGACTCGGGCGCACGCGGCGTGCTGGAAGCCTGCCGGGTCTCGGTCGGCGAACAGAACAACTACGGCTTCGAGGTGCACGGCACCAAGGGCGCGGTCTTCTGGGACTTCCGGCGGATGAACGAACTCGGCATCAGCCGCGGCACGACCTACCAGGACCAGCCGGTCAGCACGGTGTACGTCGGCCCGGGCGACGGCGAGTTCGGCGCCTTCCAGCCCGGCGCGGCGAACGCCATGGGCTACGACGACCTCAAGGTCATCGAGGCGTCCCGCTTCCTGCGCTCGGTCGCCGAGGGCGTCCCGCACGGGGCCACCCTTCAGGACGCGGTGCACAGCGCCGCCGTACTGGATGCGATGGCGCGGTCGGCTCAGAGCCGCGCGTGGGTGTCCGTGGACGCGTAG
- a CDS encoding TMEM175 family protein, which translates to MWKSNPDGGPERLLALADGVFAIAITLLVLDLNVPRELTEREYHDALRDVLPDFGAYALSVVVLGSFWRDHRSIFRTVREVDGQLITLSVFGLGIAALLPFPTRLISEYGHDPVSVAIYAASVAALGAAHLALVAVLARRPWLRGDVTPVGGFGLYALDLAVTVTVFLLTIPLTLVAGAAAAWWWLVLIPLKVSLGLRARLHADH; encoded by the coding sequence ATGTGGAAATCGAACCCGGACGGTGGGCCCGAACGGCTGCTGGCGCTCGCCGACGGCGTGTTCGCCATCGCCATCACCCTGCTCGTCCTGGACCTCAACGTGCCGCGGGAGCTGACCGAGCGGGAGTACCACGACGCGTTGCGCGACGTGCTCCCGGACTTCGGCGCCTACGCCCTCAGCGTGGTGGTGCTGGGCAGCTTCTGGCGCGACCACCGCAGCATCTTCCGCACCGTACGCGAGGTCGACGGACAGCTCATCACCCTGTCCGTCTTCGGTCTGGGCATCGCGGCGCTGCTGCCGTTCCCCACCAGGCTGATCTCCGAGTACGGGCACGACCCCGTCTCGGTCGCGATCTACGCCGCGTCGGTCGCGGCGCTCGGCGCGGCCCACCTCGCCCTGGTCGCCGTCCTGGCCCGGCGCCCGTGGCTGCGCGGCGACGTCACCCCGGTGGGCGGCTTCGGGCTCTACGCCCTCGATCTCGCCGTGACGGTGACGGTGTTCCTCCTCACCATCCCGTTGACCCTGGTGGCCGGGGCCGCCGCCGCGTGGTGGTGGCTCGTCCTGATCCCGCTCAAGGTCTCCCTCGGCCTGCGCGCCCGCCTGCACGCCGACCACTGA